A genome region from Syntrophorhabdus sp. includes the following:
- a CDS encoding helix-turn-helix domain-containing protein — MKDIGSRLRLLREKHGLKQVNLANALQVTPQAVSKWEKGANLPDVHVLTKIARLFDVSTDYILGLTEAGTGVFPATVFCSAVTHFEKRSISMESKELAEYTNVLFYDLTESVLTFDGIPVKYVGDGFLAFFSGPDHADRALRAAIHAKKTIYQKDLVIALNSGSIYMGLVGHPRYAARDIVGETVNRAFLVAGWASGNCPSGVAATRAVMTLARGSYDSVLHGGVTIDLIEGELDILEIYLPQ, encoded by the coding sequence ATGAAGGACATAGGCTCAAGATTACGTTTACTGCGAGAAAAGCACGGCCTCAAGCAGGTAAACCTTGCCAACGCTCTGCAGGTCACGCCACAGGCTGTCTCCAAATGGGAGAAAGGGGCCAACCTGCCCGACGTTCACGTCCTGACAAAGATCGCGCGCCTCTTCGATGTCAGCACCGACTACATTCTCGGGCTCACGGAAGCCGGCACCGGCGTTTTCCCGGCAACCGTCTTCTGCTCCGCCGTCACGCATTTCGAAAAACGGTCCATCTCGATGGAATCAAAGGAGTTGGCAGAATACACCAACGTCCTCTTCTATGACCTGACCGAGTCGGTCCTCACATTCGACGGCATACCCGTCAAATATGTGGGCGACGGCTTCCTGGCCTTTTTCTCCGGGCCCGACCATGCGGACAGGGCCCTTCGAGCCGCCATCCACGCGAAGAAGACGATCTACCAGAAAGACCTTGTCATCGCCCTCAATTCCGGGAGCATCTACATGGGCCTCGTTGGACATCCGAGGTACGCCGCCCGAGATATCGTGGGCGAGACCGTCAATCGCGCCTTTCTCGTTGCCGGATGGGCATCAGGCAACTGCCCGTCGGGTGTTGCCGCAACCCGGGCCGTCATGACACTGGCAAGGGGATCCTATGACAGCGTCCTGCACGGTGGCGTGACCATAGACCTTATCGAGGGAGAACTGGATATCCTGGAAATATATCTCCCGCAATAA